Part of the Temnothorax longispinosus isolate EJ_2023e chromosome 5, Tlon_JGU_v1, whole genome shotgun sequence genome is shown below.
aaaacactgtACATACATGctacattatacatacatctACATTTAGATGATACATACATCTACGTACACTTTGCTCCTGTAAACTTTgcatagaatttattattatgtagtGTTTGAAAGtttagaaatacaaattttacattctaagattatttttaaattgtgacATAAGATAAAGTAGATAAAATGTCTGATTTTGTTAGTTGGCATGCAAACTCCAAactccaaaaaattataaactaattgaaattaaagtaGAGAGTACGAATGTTCCACGATAAACAAAGTATTCCGTGCATAACACCATGAAAAACACCAAAATCAGACATACAtcctacatatttattttcatattttacttcACTTTATTCAGCCATCCATAATTTTGCACATCCAATCCCGTACGCAATATGCTTAACGGTCGGAGAGGTTGTACAAATAACTGCGGAATGTGCAGATTGGTATTACGGCCGCAGCAAGTTTAAGGGTACATGGggaatttttccaaaatcctACATACATATCCTGCAGAAATCTGCGAATACGGATAACTTAGTGCAGGAGATTACTAACGTCTTGCGAGAATGGGGGCATCATTGGAAACATTTGTATGTGGTATGTATAAAGTGTCTCGTCGTAGACAATTCCCATTCATTTCTGGAAATAGGGAGAGTATTATATATCTAACTTGATAATTCTGTATATATAGACACACTCCGAGCACTTCGAAACAATGCAGCAACAGATTCTGGATGCGATCGGATACAGAAGCAAGATTTTAAGCGGGACTTTAACGGTAGACGAGTTGAAGGACATGAAGAGATTGGCGACAGCAAAGATAGGCACTGGGAATCAACTGTTGGGCTTGGACATGGTGGTTCGAGACGAGCACGGAAATATTCTGAATCCCCTGGAGACAAGCACTATCCAATTGTATTACCATCACGAGACTGCTGCGGAAAGGATAAGAAAAGCGTGCAATGATACCAAGAAGAAGCCCTACAAGCCACAAGTACCTGTATATTCACATATCTTCTTCGTTAGTGTGAGaaattttgtatgtaaaatGGCAGAGGACGTAGAGCTGCTGTTGACTTTGTACGACGGCAGAGAGATGAAAGCTATCACGGAGAACTACGTGGTATCGTGGAGCAAAGAGGGACTCGCGAGGGACATTGATCAGCTGCACAATCTTAGAGTATTGTTCACGGATCTTGGTTCCAGAGATTTAATGAGGGACAAAGTTTATTTAGCCTGTTACGTAATTAGAATAGGCGGTATGGAAGCCAAAGAACCGGACCACCGTCGCTCGAGTGTTACACAAGCTAATCAAACCAAATCTAAGGGCGCGGAAAGTATGAGGCGACCGTTTGGTGTAGCCGCTATGGATATTACCTTATTCATTACCGGCAAGCTTGAAGGTGATGTTGAGCAACATCATTTTATACCTTTTATACAGTAAGTACGTGTTTAGAATGGATAATTTCGGCTTTATGACGTTCAACAGTATGACATTCGTGATTAAAGCATCAAGGAGGAGCATTATGATGGCTCTTACAAAATTGAAGTAGACTTGTTTTTGTCGGTTTCCTGTCTTTGTTTCAGATGTTGTGAGAAAGACAGTCTTGATGGCACATTACGTAGAATTATCGCGcagaaagaaacaaatatcCAGAAACACGTTAACGGCAATATTGCCAATGTCACAGGTGGACAAGGATTGTGGACTAGCTTAAAATTGCTGAGGGGCGATCCGAAACAAGTgagtcttaaaataaaattattctataaagTTATTCTATAATTGTGCTATAAATAGTGAATTAtattctgaaattattttgaatatttacgAAAAGGTACGTGATGAAAATCCACATTTGGTGCTCGGTAATGTTGCCATCGCGCGTAAAATGGGATTCCCAGAAGTTATTTTGCCGGGTGACGTACGTAATGATTTGTATCTGACGTTAATTAGCGGTGAATTCAGCAAAGGCTCCAAATCTACGGACAAAAATGTAGAAGTAACGGTGAGTAAGAatagaaattttcaaaaatttgtacTTTACGTATTCTTAGAAATATACGTACATgaatacttataatttttaacaggtCAAAGTATGTAATGAACATGGTATAGCGATCCCCGGAGTTATGACATTAGGTGGCGGCGCGTCTCCAATTGACGAGTATCGTAGCGTAATTTATTATCACGAAGACAAGCCTAGATGGTGCGAAACATTTAAGATCGCCATACCTATAGAAGAATTTAAGCAGGCCCACTTAAAGTTTACATTTAAGCATCGCAGTTCTAACGAAGCGAAAGATAAGTCTGAAAAGCCATTTGCTTTAAGTTACGTTCGATTAATGCAACGCAACGGCACGACTCTACAAGACATACAACACGAATTGTTGGTTTACAAGTTAGAGCAGAAGAAATACGACGAGAGCGATATATCCTACTTTAAATTGCCATCCACTCGTGGAGAATTggtatacttatttatttaatgaaaagataaaaaaaatttaattttttaaaaagattatgcattttattttaatttttctttatgtttgtGTTTTAGGCTGAATTAAACATGGAGAAAAAGCCAAGTTTAGGATCGCTAACATTAAGCAGTAAGGATAGTTTTTTGATAGCGACCAATATTTGCTCAACTAAATTAACCCAGAATGTAGACTTATTAGGTTTACTTAATTGGGCATCGCACAATACGGACTTAAAAGAATCTTTAGCTGCTTTAATGAAAGTTGACGGGGAGGAAATAGTGAAGTTTCTGCAGGTAAAATAAATCTgatttaacgaaaattaagaataaaaagtaatatttctataagggaaaattatattgaaattattacgTTCCAGGATGTTTTGGatgctttatttaatatcttaatgaGTAATTCAGACAGTGATGTTTACGATGACATGGTCTTTGAGTgccttttatatattatcggACTCGTATCCGATAGAAAGTACCAGCACTTCCAACCAgtattagatttatatatttctgagAGCTTCTCTGCAACTCTTgcatataagaaattaattgcgGTATTACGCAAGCGTATAGATAACGTCAACAACGGCGATGGACAGGAACGAGATTTATTGCTTAAGACAATGAAAAGTCTGCAATACTGCATGAGATTTATTGTCGAATCTCGTCTTTTATTTACTGagtacgttttatttttcattacaattcttttctcatacattatataatcgttaataaaacgttttataaaattgtctaaatacgacagtataataaatatggcTGTGAATATCTGTTCCAAAAAAAGAAGTATGCATGATTTTTAATGGacattcgtaatttatttttaaaggttAAATCAGGATGAAGAAGAATTCTCACAAACCTTAACTGATCTATTACGGTCTATCGTTAATCTCATGAGTCATGAAACAGATGGTACTCTCTTGGTTCAAGGCGCCTGTCTCAAGTACCTACCAACGACGATACCTCATTTATTAAGAGTTTATAGCGGCAAGCAATTAAGCACAATTTTAACAGATTTACTCGTGACTCTACCAACGGGTAGATTaactaaacaaaaaatgatGACGGTAAATGACATCGTCCACAGTccgctttttttaaatgtggaCTGTAGAGCGATTTTATTACCAAGAATTACTATACTTGTGAGAGACTTATTGGAGTCCAAGGAGGAGGTAAGACGTTAGCATAAAGTATGCTATTTTCTAATGCTATTCCCTAACTTACAGTTTATACGAAATGGAATGTTCATTACTTATCCATATCTCACAACAAACAATTTCAGTTCATACATTTATTCTCGCAATACTTCATGATGAATCCTAATTACATCTGCATATAACTGCATATCAAATTTGAtcatattcataaatttttacttacatttAATATCGTTCAGTGCGTCGTAAGATATCATTGTTCGTGCTTTCCGTGCAGCCTGTGATCTTTCCGCCACGCATCTTTCTATGAATTCTCTCTCTTAAACTTCTCTTTTTACAGAGGatgtctctttatttttatttcttaaattgtttGTGATagctacattttttattaaattctgccgctgattttttaatttcacattATAAGAAGAAATAGTTGTACATACATGTTATAAATTGTGATCTcagaaaattcaataataatgaagATTAGTAGtagaaaatacaaatgtattgAAAGACATCCTTTACTTATTCTTGATAAAGCATGTGAAAGGAATATGACTTGAAAGAGTTTGAAACTTGGAATGTAGCATGTGTTTGTCCAGTGATGTTATTGTAATAATGTTTGCCCTGCATTGTGCGATaagtttttacataaaattatttgatataaggtttacattatatatgacACGAAAAActctaaattattaaatacattactaaactattaaatacattattagatattatctaatctacttttttttaagtattacgaataattttctgctgatattgatattttattctgcGCTTAGTGATATACTGCGTCTTTTCTGCAGTTCTATATTTACATTGGTGTCGGGAAAATTTTTCAGTAATGTAGTCGTATACGTCTTTCGAAAAtggcattgtttttttttccaactaACAAGggttgtttcattttttttttgtacggtTTGGTTTTGGTTAATGGCGTTTAAAGGGTCTATCGAGTACGCCTGGAAAGAGCGTGGCGAAGGTAGCCAGGCTGCTCGGCGAAAATCGGCATCGGCTCAACCAACACCGCGGCTACTCCGAAGAGGTAATTTTTGTCATAAGTGCAGGAAATTGCAAAATCCCCTATGCAGATAAATAATGCGTTTTTCACGGCATCATGATTTTAAGACAATTTAACATAGAATCTTGATGTACTTTGCACTTATGTCTGTTGTGTtgcattacaatttttagCGTCGGTGATTCGCGTTAcgtgagttattttttttgtgtgaaTGCAGAGTGTATATCATATCATACACTAATTTAGATGtgtagattatatatgtatatttacgcaataatcttttttatttatttgtacattaTAGACGTAGATACGATTCATAAAGCAAGctactttttatatctttcttatgTTTCTACAGGTGGAATTATGCGTCAAGATATTGTCTGACATCCTGGAACTGACTTTTAGAAAAGACGTGGGTAGCACAGTTTCAGATGTCAAGGAGATAATGTTAACAGCCCTGCGTACTATTATACAGACAGTCATATCAATGGACAGAGAAAATCCCTTAGTTGGAAATTTAGTTTCAGTAATGTTGGCGATATTCAGGTATTTTTAAGAttctaaaaatgtaaaacaactGTAAAATATTGTGACAAGAATAGACTGAAACACATAtcttttcgttcttttttttttatctttttcagaCAAATGACACAACTCCATTACGAGGTGTATATCAATCATTTTGGAACAAAAATCGATTTGCTTGACTTTCTTATGGAGATACTGTTAGTCTTTAAAGATCTGGTATCTAGAAGCGTATTTCCAGGGGACTGGTGTGAAATGATTATGCTccaaaataacattattttgaattctttACGGTATTTCTCGGCTACAATTagagattattttttcacCGAGTTTGAACATCAAGCATGGTCAAATTTCTTTCATTGCGCTATCGCATTCTTAACTCAACCTGCCCTACAATTGGAGACATTTACGTCAACGAAACGAAATCGAATTATTAAGCGTTATAAAGATATGCGCAGGTACGTCTctcttatgtaatataataattatacagaatTACTTTTAACATCGAgacaacaaaaaattcttaatcgATACATTCtaggtataattatatttactagaTATTATGTAgctaaataaagtaaaattaatttaaataaataggaaGTGTGCCAATATaagtgaaattaatattattcgctTTTTTCCTTACATTACAGAGCAACTGTGTTTGAAATCAGATCTATGTGGTTCAACTTGGGCCAACACAAAATACTGTTTGTGCCCAGTTTAGTTGGTGCCATCCTCGAAATGGCATTAATACCTGATACCGAATTAAGAAAAGCTACTATACCTATTTTTTTCGACATGATGCAATGCGAGTACTACAGTTCACGTATAGTGGAAGGATATGGGGATACTAAGCGCGATCCTGCTCATATCAAAGCTAATTTTATGGAATATGAAAACGAAATGATTGCAAAATTGGATATTCTGGTATagtgttttatatacataatttttaatactgaAACAAGAAATagtcttaattaaaatttactttgctAATTACATTGATGAAAAGTTGTTTTATCAGAGATTTGTTTTAACAGGTCGAAGGAGGCAGAGGCGATGAACAGTTTCGTACACTTTGGACTGACGTTATGGGTTCTTTATGCGAGAAACATTCTACAATGCGAGAACAAGGCTTGCGTTTCGTAGACACTATAGCTAGACTCATGGAACGCTTATTGCAATATCGCGATATTATTCATGCAGAATCCCAAGAACATCGTATGCTTTGCACtgtaaatttattagaattctATTCTGAGATTAATAGAAAGGAAATGTATATCAggtaaatgtataaaaaaatatattataattcaaacgTTTTAATTGTGTATCTTCTAAGTCTGATTAAATCAATGCGATTTTAGcttggattttttaaatctgaatattccataaatacttaatacaaataataaatgtatattaaaatgtattaaatgacTTTCTTTATACAGATATGTGAATAAGCTGTGTGAATTACACCTAGAATGCGATAATTATACAGAAGCAGCTTATTCTTTAAAGCTCCACAGCCAATTATTAGCATGGAGTGATCAACCTTTGTCACCTTTGTTAATATCACACAGGTAATACTACCAACCAGAATTAAATagatagtttatatataataagcttgtggtaatattaaattactgtattatttttctagaTATCCGTTATGTCAAACACACCGTGAGTTGAAAGAAGCATTGTACAatgatattattgattattttgataaaggAAGAATGTGGGAATGCGCCCTTGCCGTTTGCAAGGAACTAGTCTCACAATATGAGGAAGAAACATTTGATTATTTGCAACTGTCCGTACTATTAAGACGGATGGCAAAGTTTTATGACTGTATAATAAAACAGTTAAGGCCTGAACCAGAATATTTCAGAGTCGCATATTACGGCAGAGGGCACCCTGCCTTCCTTCAAAACAAGGTACGTTCATgtgtttaatatatctttgatCTTATTTCATCCGtttttctattctttattcaacgaaataatatatttgtgataCAGGTATTTGTTTATCGAGGAAAGGAATACGAAAGACTTAGTGATTTTTGCACAAGAACACTGAATCAGTTACCGAATGCAGAGCAAATGAATAAGTTGTCTCCGCCCACCACAGAGATGCTAGAATCATATCATCAATATGTACAAATCAACAAGGTAGAGCCACTGATGGATGAAAAGAGGCATCGCCTAAGTGGTAAACCAGTTACTGCAGAAGCAGTTTTAAGGTGCGTATTGTACGTTACATTGAATACAGCTTACGTaagattttatcaattttctatTGTATTTCTGTGTGATTATCATTGTCTTTGTGTTCTAGATATCATCGTGTGAACGATGTGCAGCGCTTTAGATTTTCAAGACCTGCTCCGAGAAAGGAAATCATTCCGACAAATAGCGAtaaggaaaaggaaataaatactAGCACCAACAATAGCAATGAGTTTGCCTCGTTATGGTTGGAAAGAACAGTACTTGTTACAAGCTACCCGTTGCCAGGAATACTTCGATGGTTCCCTGTGACGTCTAGCGAGACATATTTAGTCAGTCCCTTGAGGAATGCGATTGAAACTATGGAAGCTACAAACACAGCATTGAGGGATCTCATTATTGCCAACAGGTTTGCatgatatcttaattttattgttcgaAACGAGTTATAATCTCTTATTGCAACAACTTCATACTTTTCAACTTAAAACTTTTAActctttaattaatcatttaaaaaccAAGGCTTATATGGGTTAAACTTTGAGATCGAATATGAGACCTGTCATCTATGAGTTATTCCTATCACCGAATCACACACACGTCACtctatctttttataatttatgatgaATATaacgtagaaataaaattgatttacttGTTTATTATATGTCTATTATTATTCACAATATAATCTTTCGTGTAACTATTTTGCAGGAGTGATCCCAGTCTTCCATTAAATCCTTTGAGCATGAAATTAAATGGCATATTGGATCCTGCTGTTATGGGTGGAATCGATAACTATGAAAAGGCCTTCCTCAACGCAGAGTACAGAGATAGTCATCCGGAAGAGAGTTCGGATCTTCTCAAGTTAGAAGGGCTTATTGCAGAGCAAATCCCTCTACTCAGCCTAGGTCTACAGTTACATAAAGTACGAGCACCCACCGAATTGGCGCCGTTTCATCAACGTTTAGAGCAATGTTTCATGTCAATGCGTACTCAAGTAGAAGCTAAATATGGAAAAAGGGTAAGGCTTCTAACCGTTCAAGTCAGTatctattgaaataatatcaaGTAAATACACGCATTAGATTTCTAAATCCacataatttattctataacACAGACCTGCGACTTGCAAATTGAAAGCCTAACGCAAACCGTAACAATGCGGAGACCACCAATTTCGAGAGGAGATAATCACTGCCTGTCCGAgtcaaatatgaataattcaGAGTAAGCTTTCCTGTCCATTCTTGCAGAGCATGTTTactattttaacttttaataagtttatataatcGTAACTAACACAGATATAACTATTGCATAGCATGCTATTGCTATATCACGATCATCATTATTGAAATAAggcaacattttaaaaaaggtgTTAACTGCTCTTAAAAAGCGACATTAAATTCAATTGTTTTTaacattatctttatttctgttaaatgataaaataacgcGACTATCTTGCGAGACTTATTCCTCAATATTATAAGCAAAAACTATATACTGgttgtgtatattatacagaATGTCCAAGATCGAACATTGTTGATCTGGAATATcctgtataaataataaaatagttaaacAGCTACTTTGTAATTACCCCGTTCAGCTATGCAACTCACTACAGGGTATCCTCACTTACAAGATCCCAAGTTGCAACGTTCAAGTCGCTTACATCGTTCAATTTTAACAACAGCACACCTCCAAGTAATGCTCAAAGCGTCAATTTGTCAAGGTAAAGTCATCATATCAGTGTTTAACTTAACTTCAGCACTAACTAAAAGTTAAAGCATTTCTTTTCGTAGATGAATTAGATGTAGTGCAATTAATCCTAatcatgtaatattaaaattaaagcaaCAAGATATTTATGTTTTCTATACTTggatttgatataaaatatgtaaatatttaatttgtaattaataattatttgtagaTGCAcggatttatttataaaaattacatatttattataaaagttacgTTCTGCACTTATAGAAGATGAATAATGCCGTTTAGAATACGTGATAGAAAAGAATGCAATATGATTTCAGGAATATTGCTGTTGGACCTGATAAACTCTCACATAATACCTTATTATCCTTTCTTCGCACATAGTACTCCTACATATGTTTCTttcacattttacattttttaatgaaagcgTCACACAAtgcttaatattttgcttgttttaattttgttaatttttatgcaatatagtaaataaatattaatgcataTCCTAGCACACATATTACACTAATTTGCACTAATCTAGTTTATGTTACTTTAACACATGTTTCGAGGATAGGTATCATtcataaagttattatttgtAGTAaccaattataaatattagcaatttttttaaaataaatttaaaattaagattttacaCCCCAAAAGCTCATGATAGGACAATAAAAGCTGTTTTGAATGCCACATTCTTTTACCCCACATTCTTAtcatataaatacttaattctaCATGTATGCAAAAAGTACATTATTTGTTTCGTTATGATTATaagcatttttatatctcttatatttgTTTACTTTGCTTTCTATCTGCATGGTCTTGTTTTGCATTTTTCACTATATCGTCATAAATATCCCTGGAATATATATCTCCTTCAACTGGCAATCTCTACTAAAACTTCCTAAGTCTACAATAACTGCGataggtaattaaaaacatgcaCTTGTGTTACGAGACTATTGCAAATCTCGAATGACACTGCGATTATTATTAGATGTTTCTCTTACCACGCTGACTCCCTCAacatataataagtaaaatacaaGTGTACACACAGTgtgtggaaaattttattttaacaatgattacaaataattttaatttatcctaTGAAATTTTCAATCGCTTATTATGAGTTGCACATCGTTCAATCGCTAGTAGTTGAtctcttatcttttttatctatCCAGctaaaagttttcttttttaattgatagagACATCTTTAATCGCggatatttttaatctgtaGAAACAACTCCATGCGTTCGCACATCTTGTCAACGGCCTCTTTGCAAAAGGCATTGGGAAATCCAAGTCCAGGAACGTACAAAAAGAAGGATTCAAAGCGTAGAAGCTCGCGAAAGAGTGATTCCGCCACAGTGACAAAAACCGATCAACCGACCAGCCAGTGGTATACCACAACCGAAATATCCCACAGCTCAATTCAGGCAACATCGTCTGTTACGTCGTTAATATCTAATTTACATTCAACACATGTATTTGAGCTTCGACAAGAGGTAAAGACTTTATGAACTTATTATTGCCTTGTTGCACGCGactttaaagtaaatataattagaacgCGCTTCTTCGCACACAGCTCACACCAAAACGTCCCCTGAGATCGGAAgcggagaaagaaaggagaatgAGTAATCGTTGGTCCGGCCAATCTCACTATCTAAGGAACATCAACAACGGACTGGAATCAAGCGGTTTAGGGAAGGGAAATAGAGATAGCGTCGGCACAACTGACAGTACAGCATCCGAGGACGACCCGCCACCTCCTCTACCGATTAAAATGCGCGAAGCCGATTATTGTAATCTTCCAGAGGAGCTGTCTAATAATCGGTGTGCGGCTACTTTGAATAATCTCAACAAGTCTTCGGGACAGTTGAAGAACAAGTTGCCGACACCTACCGACGACGATGTAGACAGTCATTCTAAACCGCCCACACCTCCACCGAAACCGAAAAGACCGATTcacaatttgaataaaaacacGCTTGCCTCTAACGACGTCGAAAACTCACCTGTCGAGGATTCGTCGACTGCATAATGTAACGTATAAAACTCTGCAGACGCCTCACGTTGTCCACCTTGCCGAATGTTGTGAACAAAAAGCGTCCATCCACGTTTGCAAAAGCGTTCTCCATTGATTTTTGTATCGTTGATCTTTAGAAGAGTTACCATTCATTAGTGTTAGttctaatatatttctttgtgccTTTCTTTCGCGGTTTAGGATAAGCGAATAAGTATACGCtgatataaaacaaaattcttaCCAAGTGTACTCTGTGCAACAGAAGGTATTGCTTTATCTATACTGAACGAGCAATGTTATTGACAAGGAAATCCAAAATTTAATATGGATTTAAaacacaatattttacaactgATAGCGCACATATGTGACAAGGACTATAACGCCGTCATAATCTGATACTACAgcaatttatcatatttctattcttatatatatatatatatagcgaaACTTTGTGCTATATTCAGGaaaattcaagatttttataatattatcggtaaaaaagatattaaagtgAAGAGATCTTGTGTTTATGTAAGGatgaaaattgtgaaattcGCTTTTAACAATCAGTCACTCTAAATAAGCACATTATCGAACATTTTAATATCGCTTCATTGCAATTCACAATGCTTGCTGTA
Proteins encoded:
- the Mbc gene encoding dedicator of cytokinesis protein 1 isoform X5 encodes the protein MTMTWKRIEEHSGIAIHNFAHPIPYAICLTVGEVVQITAECADWYYGRSKFKGTWGIFPKSYIHILQKSANTDNLVQEITNVLREWGHHWKHLYVTHSEHFETMQQQILDAIGYRSKILSGTLTVDELKDMKRLATAKIGTGNQLLGLDMVVRDEHGNILNPLETSTIQLYYHHETAAERIRKACNDTKKKPYKPQVPVYSHIFFVSVRNFVCKMAEDVELLLTLYDGREMKAITENYVVSWSKEGLARDIDQLHNLRVLFTDLGSRDLMRDKVYLACYVIRIGGMEAKEPDHRRSSVTQANQTKSKGAESMRRPFGVAAMDITLFITGKLEGDVEQHHFIPFIQCCEKDSLDGTLRRIIAQKETNIQKHVNGNIANVTGGQGLWTSLKLLRGDPKQVRDENPHLVLGNVAIARKMGFPEVILPGDVRNDLYLTLISGEFSKGSKSTDKNVEVTVKVCNEHGIAIPGVMTLGGGASPIDEYRSVIYYHEDKPRWCETFKIAIPIEEFKQAHLKFTFKHRSSNEAKDKSEKPFALSYVRLMQRNGTTLQDIQHELLVYKLEQKKYDESDISYFKLPSTRGELAELNMEKKPSLGSLTLSSKDSFLIATNICSTKLTQNVDLLGLLNWASHNTDLKESLAALMKVDGEEIVKFLQDVLDALFNILMSNSDSDVYDDMVFECLLYIIGLVSDRKYQHFQPVLDLYISESFSATLAYKKLIAVLRKRIDNVNNGDGQERDLLLKTMKSLQYCMRFIVESRLLFTELNQDEEEFSQTLTDLLRSIVNLMSHETDGTLLVQGACLKYLPTTIPHLLRVYSGKQLSTILTDLLVTLPTGRLTKQKMMTVNDIVHSPLFLNVDCRAILLPRITILVRDLLESKEEGLSSTPGKSVAKVARLLGENRHRLNQHRGYSEEVELCVKILSDILELTFRKDVGSTVSDVKEIMLTALRTIIQTVISMDRENPLVGNLVSVMLAIFRQMTQLHYEVYINHFGTKIDLLDFLMEILLVFKDLVSRSVFPGDWCEMIMLQNNIILNSLRYFSATIRDYFFTEFEHQAWSNFFHCAIAFLTQPALQLETFTSTKRNRIIKRYKDMRRATVFEIRSMWFNLGQHKILFVPSLVGAILEMALIPDTELRKATIPIFFDMMQCEYYSSRIVEGYGDTKRDPAHIKANFMEYENEMIAKLDILVEGGRGDEQFRTLWTDVMGSLCEKHSTMREQGLRFVDTIARLMERLLQYRDIIHAESQEHRMLCTVNLLEFYSEINRKEMYIRYVNKLCELHLECDNYTEAAYSLKLHSQLLAWSDQPLSPLLISHRYPLCQTHRELKEALYNDIIDYFDKGRMWECALAVCKELVSQYEEETFDYLQLSVLLRRMAKFYDCIIKQLRPEPEYFRVAYYGRGHPAFLQNKVFVYRGKEYERLSDFCTRTLNQLPNAEQMNKLSPPTTEMLESYHQYVQINKVEPLMDEKRHRLSGKPVTAEAVLRYHRVNDVQRFRFSRPAPRKEIIPTNSDKEKEINTSTNNSNEFASLWLERTVLVTSYPLPGILRWFPVTSSETYLVSPLRNAIETMEATNTALRDLIIANRSDPSLPLNPLSMKLNGILDPAVMGGIDNYEKAFLNAEYRDSHPEESSDLLKLEGLIAEQIPLLSLGLQLHKVRAPTELAPFHQRLEQCFMSMRTQVEAKYGKRTCDLQIESLTQTVTMRRPPISRGDNHCLSESNMNNSEVSSLTRSQVATFKSLTSFNFNNSTPPSNAQSVNLSRNNSMRSHILSTASLQKALGNPSPGTYKKKDSKRRSSRKSDSATVTKTDQPTSQWYTTTEISHSSIQATSSVTSLISNLHSTHVFELRQELTPKRPLRSEAEKERRMSNRWSGQSHYLRNINNGLESSGLGKGNRDSVGTTDSTASEDDPPPPLPIKMREADYCNLPEELSNNRCAATLNNLNKSSGQLKNKLPTPTDDDVDSHSKPPTPPPKPKRPIHNLNKNTLASNDVENSPVEDSSTA